A window from Citrus sinensis cultivar Valencia sweet orange chromosome 3, DVS_A1.0, whole genome shotgun sequence encodes these proteins:
- the LOC102610481 gene encoding ethylene-responsive transcription factor ERF027, giving the protein MGDHDPQNPTNVPELDHYLQLRGPHSLHNNTSTCQNYPSPISENLAHPSSNTSTMAAAPSSSTKKHPLYRGIRCRNSKWVSEVREPRKSTRIWLGTYPTPEMAAAAYDVAALALKGSDAVLNFPNFVSTYPVPASSSSVDIRNAAAAAAASCARRKAESVSDPDENQRMEQSRSNDVIGEFVDEDALLNMPNLLVDMAEGMMVSPPRLNSSPSDDSPENSDGERLWSYF; this is encoded by the coding sequence atgggTGATCATGACCCTCAAAATCCTACCAACGTACCCGAATTAGACCACTATCTTCAACTTCGAGGGCCACATTCCCTTCACAATAATACTTCCACGTgtcaaaattacccttctcCCATAAGTGAAAATTTAGCTCACCCATCATCTAACACCAGTACCATGGCCGCTGCCCCGTCAAGCTCCACCAAGAAACACCCGTTGTACCGAGGAATCCGGTGCCGGAACAGCAAATGGGTGTCGGAGGTCCGGGAGCCTCGCAAGAGCACACGTATATGGCTCGGTACATATCCTACTCCTGAAATGGCAGCGGCCGCTTATGATGTTGCAGCCCTAGCCCTCAAAGGAAGTGATGCTGTGCTCAATTTCCCTAACTTTGTTTCAACCTACCCGGTgcctgcttcttcttcttctgtgGACATACGTAACGCCGCTGCAGCTGCGGCTGCTTCTTGTGCTCGAAGAAAGGCCGAAAGTGTAAGTGATCCTGATGAGAATCAAAGAATGGAACAGTCGCGCAGCAATGATGTGATTGGAGAATTTGTTGACGAGGACGCACTTTTGAACATGCCTAATTTGCTAGTGGACATGGCAGAGGGAATGATGGTGTCCCCGCCTAGACTAAACTCTTCGCCGTCTGATGATTCGCCGGAGAATTCTGATGGAGAACGTTTGTGGAGCTACTTTTGA